gACTTGGATACGGCAGGTGTCTGTCTATATGTCGATACCGTATCTTCCGTTCTTTTGTGCTGATtttaagacttaaactttcgctccaACTTTCTCAATGAAACGTTAAACCGTTCCCttttaaaatcaggggtcatagTACGGAGTTTGGTTCTAGAAAACCAAATcacccttcatatttacaaTTTAAGCTAATTATCTTCCCTTCTGCggtaaagtaaaatttttgattctCAAAAGAAAACCCCCTGAAATCATGGTAAATATTATTCTTACGAAagagttttaaccctttgagtgctgtaatttttcccaccaaaattctagtgcaacatttttaccaatttttatgaatttttctgtaattttttgataacttttgaccaaatggacatcacatttcattggctacactttgTTACcaaacttttgacaaaaatctgaaaaaaaatgactggagtatattttctaaaggtgacaaaaattgattttggcgcTCAAACTGATGCTTCACAAATGCTAGACAAATGTATTGGAAAACTTTGACTGCCGGGAGGCGCGTATCCCACCTTAACTGTTTACTGACATAGTCACTTTGACTGTATTATTATTGAAGGCGTTCCTCCTGAATTGGCTTGTAAATGTGACTGAATAGTCAAAAAAGAAATTGTAAGTCTTCACCATTTCGTCCGTTACATTTACTTTGTATTATCTTCAAGACACGGGTATAGCCCTCTAGTGGCAGGTTGCTCGTCAAAGTCTAAAGGAAACTATCCACTCTGAAGAATAGGCTGTTCTCAGCCCTTGCGTGGGAATTGTTTTCGTTTTCTCGCTTGACAATAATCATACACTTATGactgtgcgcatgcgcagtcaCATCCTGTAAGATATGaaacaaaaatcaacacaaaagtgtgaaaataataattatgcATGTAATTCCAACACAAAACAGTTCAGGACTAATTTTCCTCAAGAATTGACCATTTAATAATTACAGATAGAATTGATatatcgtatatatatatatatatatatatatatatatatatatatatatatatatatatatatatatatatatatatatatatatatatatatatatatataatttctctCACGATATCGTCTGTCTTTCAGGAAATAATGTTTAATCCTTATTCCGTTTTTGTTTTACAGGACCGTTGGCGCAACCCTATCGAATTCCCTAGACCATTTATACGTGGATTCTGGGAAGGTTTCTGGTGGGCTTttgtcaccatgacaacagtTGGGTGGGTAAAGGAAATCGAGTCTACTGAACATTTTTAAGCAGAAAGCGTACCGAGAATGGATTTGAATAATCTGGCACTCAACGGGAGGGGTCGTCCCTTATAgataaacattcatttttcCCTTTGAAGTAGTGATGAATGTCGAGCAAATTTGAAGCCAATTCAGCATCTGCTGAATGTTCGTAGTTCaccagttttgtagctttccaatCACTGCAAGACTTCGCCAAATAAACTTTGGTTAAATCACTTCGTTCATATAGAGCTGCTTAGGTTGCGGTCACCAGTTTCTGTACAGctgccattttaaaattgtgtGTATGCACAAGGAATTTAGGCATGTGCTGTGCATATCACAGACTCGTAGTAGTCACTGTGGCCCCATGCGCGCAGTCGCAGAAATATTGTCGAGCCGTCAGCAAAGACttcaacatttcgttcatgtccCAAAATTATAGCTAGTACTGGTGAAGACTCTGCAAAATATTAATATATCAAAGATgcttgctaatttacaatgattatTTATGGGATTGCTTGTCTAAATTCACACAAAGcatcaagaaaatctaaaaaaactTAAATTAATTATAGCTATGCGTTGAAATGTCgtttgccgttccgaacgtTTGTGCTATACGCGACGTCCggttatcacgtgacaaagatGCTACGCGGGCGtactgatggaacgtaattacgaGTTGCTAAACATCTCTATTCTTTAACGCAGCTACGGCGACAGATCTCCGAGGTCAATACCAGCCCGCCTGTTCGGAATTATTTGGATCATCGTGGGCGTCGCTATACTGTCTGTGTTCACAGCTATCGTCACCACTGAAATGACTGAAAACACGTTCGCTGTCGAGTACAATCTGCAAGGCATGAAGGTAATCTATGCATATAATAGTCGCCATATCGTTAACaatgaaagacaaaaatcaACTAATAATTCAGTGTGTCTCCAACGACTCAAATAAGGCGTACAAGTAAAAGAAAATAGCGAAAAAGAGTTCAATTATATTTATCTTGCGCATCAGTTCGAAACATGCGTACCACGTTTTCTTCTCTTAAATTTTTGACGAGTTATAACAATCCTCATCACCATTTCAAAGAATCagacagaacaacaacaacaagaacaacaacaacgacgacaCAAGGTAATTGATTAACAATACCGTATCTGTACGAATGCACGTCAATAGATTTGTGTGAAGCTGCTTTCTTCATATATCTGTAAATGCTAAAAAGAAGACAAAACGCTTTGCCGTCTGTCTTGGCATTGCTCATAGAGAAAGGATAATTAATTTTTGCCTCTTATAAACGAACGAATAGCGAGTTTTCATAGCTGAGGGGATTACTTTAAAGTCTCAGCCGTCTAATTGAGCACGTGAGAACAGTACCAAATCGACAAAAAAATGGTCACGAAGATAAAATCTATCATTACAGTgtgactttaaccctttgagcgccaaagtcaacttttgtcgcctttatgaAATGTacccccagtcaatttttttcagatttttgccataattttgatacaaatcTGTAGCCAATGACATTTgacgtccatttggtccaaaattatcaaaagaattgcagaaaaattcataaacattgttAAAATggtgcactaaaattttagtgggaaaaaatacagcactcaaagggttaatctaaATTAACTTTTACTTATTTCAAAAGGTTGGCGTTGTGAATGGAACAGAAGAACATAGAGTTGCACTCGACAGTGGAGCAGAAATCGCTGGTAAATTTAACATCAACCTTTCCCACACACCGTACCATAGCCAAATTGAAAGTGGCAGCGAATCCCGACGTTAAACATTACGATTTGATGCACTCAGGTCGCAGTCTTAATTGAATTCAGCATTCAAGTTAATCAGAAAATCAAAAGCTCTGATAAGGGCAAATAAAAAATCGTGTGCTTTCCCTAACATGCCTCACTAATAATATGATAGTAGGTCGGAGGAATTCgtattttatatttgtttgcAGAGACTCACAACTTTAGCAAGTTGataaacaatttttgaaaacgcACAATATATGTCTAGTTTTGGCGGTTTTTTTTCTAGGGTAGATCGGGTTACCGGAACACTCATAATTTTGTTTGGCCTAACCCGATATTCATCTCTAACAAGAGTGCTTCGAGCAATGACAAAGAATTGCCTTCAACGAAAAACCTCAAAGTGTTGTTCTTTTTTTTGTATCGTGCTTCGATTGACGATTAGAACGCAGCATTACAcgcaataaaaagaaaaaatcagaaacaaaccgatataaaatattttacttgGTAAAACGTCAATCTTGCATGGATAACACTTTTCAGTAAATTCTTTCTGTAATATCATTTCTAAATCGCTAGATTACAAATCTGTTCCTGGCGTTTTGCACAAGGTCACAACTAAGCTTTGTCCTGACAGCTTTGACCAAAATAATCAAATCGTCTGCATCGAATGAAATATATAATTATCATACTGCCTCTCATTTTTCCAGTAAACTAGTGACTTTGATCAATTTTCTACTTTAGTCTTTACCTCCCACCGTGAAATGCTGCGAAATCCTGTCTCTGATTTGGATGGCTACTTGGTTGATCAGTATTTTACCGCAGCAAGGGCCAATGAGATTGCGAAACACGGTTTGGGCGTCGCTAAGCTAGTGCACAACCCCGTGCATTATGGTGTAATGGTGACTAATATGGAGGATGAGACGATAGGCTGCTTTCACGATTACGTCATTCGCACAGGCAACGCGTCTTTGTGGGACTCAATGAAATGATTGGTTCTATAAGGGTAAGTATGGATTAATTTTACCCAGCGTCTCTGATCACACTATTTGTGTGGATTTAGTcgctttataaatgaataaattattattattattataaagttCTTTTGCCGGTCCCATGATGCACTCTGCGCAAGAGTATACAAGGCATGCTTTACTTATAGAACGTTTTAGCAGTGGGGACTATGTTACTTATAGAACGCCATGGTAGGTAACCCTGACCTACTTTTTCGTCGCCGTTGGAGACaaaatacaaaaggcaattttgGCATTGCAATTTCATGTCATTCCTGTAGAACAAACCCCATTACACACAAtcagtatgtttttgttgtttggaGTGTATATAGGATGTTCAAAGCCgcagcaatgcattgtgggatgaCCGGGAAAAGGTGTATGGCTGATTAGAATGTAAGTGATATCTTCAGTACAGCTGTAATgtggtcaatttttgttgccagTAAGATAACATCACAGTCATTTTCGAATATCAAGTAATCTAGTTGCACCGTTTTCGATTTCTTTTTACAGCCTTTAACATTTGATGTTCTGATACAACCCGAACCGCTGTTCCACTCGGACACAGTAACCTTAATACTGTACACGATGGCAGGTTGGGCTTGTATCGTCATAGTGGGAATTATTTGGGAGATGTGTTGCTGGAGACCGAGACATAGACGAGAAAAAGGTATGGGAAGGGTCACGTGTTTATAGGGCTTTCTTCTAATTTCGAAGTTATGACGTCAAAGACTTTCTGCTTTCAGTGTTTCTGCTTTCAGTTGATGATACGGCTGTCACAGTCTCCTCCAAAAGTCAGTGTAAATATGAAGATGTATTCTCTGCATTGGTATCTCATCATCATTTTAAACGTCTGGagcaatatttttcagtatCGCTTTCAGTATGTTGCTTAAGACTTCTACGTACATATGTAAGTGTGTTAGAATACCACGTATTCGGCACTCAACATAGATAATGTAAATGTGTTACGAATATAGCCATTGTTATATATCTATTAACTATTGTTTTATTAAACCCGATCAGACGAGGGTAGATCGTTAATTTCATCAGTAAAGATTCGTATCTTCCCAACTGTCATCAAATGATCTGCATACTGATAGAAAAGcagagcaaaagttgaaacatgacAATCAAAGCTTGCACAATACAACGCAATGCAAACAACACAATGTTTAATGGCAAAAGTGTAGAATGAGCCAGCGCAGAAAGAAATAAAAGCACACTCTAAACGACAAAAACAAATAGACAAGAAAACTAAATTTCtaaacattttaaattattCTCGATAAGCGccgagaaaagaaaattttaaactaCACAGTTTCTGgattttatatttaaattaaCATTATTCCACTGTTCGGCACTATTTACAATAAATCCTCTCGCAGTTAAATCCTTATTCGTTACAGGAACCATTGATACTTTTCGCACCTTAGATCCTGAAACTCTTCCATGATTAATTTCGATAAAAACACTTTTCATATATTGTGGAAGATTATTTAAGCATTTAAAAACCATACGAATATTCTTGTTCTATCCGGTAGTGGcattatgtatatttttaaaatatatagtCTAAAGTTTGCTCTTTCAAATATCTAGTACGTTTCAGCTGCATGAGATTTTAGAGGTAAGATTTAAACCGCCTAAGAGATGTAGCATCGCTAATAATTTCGGATATAATGCGTGGTATCGTAACTGGTCTGTAATTACCTAGGTCTTGTTTTGAAGCAGCCTTGAACAGAGGAGCAACTCGGACTTCCTTCCATTGACTGATCAAGAAATGTGCCAAATATTGCACTTCGATTAAAAATTTTGCATAACAAGGGAGCGTAGAAGTCAGCAACTAATTTAAGCTGTTCATCAGATCGTCTAACCTACTTGCCCTGTCATTTTACTGTTCCTTCAAAAActtaattaaaaaaattcttgtttcatatatgttatttcaaaattgtttgcTGCTCATATACATATAACTTCGTATGTTGGATCATTGATACCTTCATTATCACTACCAAAAGAGACATAATTTTCCGAAACAATAAACTCATTTTAATAGCATCACGGTGTCTTTAGCTTTAATATTGCTGATTGCTGAGCCATAAGTGTAGTTTTTTGTCCTAAAATCCCACTATCCATAGCAACTAAGCAATTCGAGTATCTTGAGTTGGTGACCTGCTGTGCCATGATTTTTCTCcggtatgttttttttttttccctctaGCAAAAAATGCCAAGGAATACGTGGGAAGAAATGCCAGTGAAGATGAGACAAGGTGTGATGAAGGACTTCCGACAATCAGCCAAAATCTGACGAAAAAGCAACAACGGCGTATCAGAGGCCAAATCAACAGCGGATATGAAGATTGCACGATCGAAGACAGCGAACTATATAGGGCGCCCTCTAACACTAACGAAGACGAGCGTCAGTTGTCGCTGATGGCGCGATCTCAACTGACGGGAATCAGTGGACTTGAAGGCTTGATCATGCGACAAAATTCCGAGCTGCTGTGCTTAGAAGAAGAAATAATCATGTTCCGACAAAACTGGGAGAAGAAGGTGATTGTCTTGCAAGAAAAACACAAACGAGAACAGTTACAATATTTGAATACGATAAAACACGGCGAACTGCCGGCCTCGTTTTGATCTGTCGTTTGTGACGCAATCACTTGTGTGCACAATAATATACAAGGGATTTTAATGACCACTGTTTGCCACGACAGAATAATAAATGCAATCAACAGTTTTACTGTTATAAAACATAAACTAATGATTTGTTCATAAGGAATGCATTAATACTAGAGATTGAAATAAGAGTGTTCACCAAAAAGTTATGCACTACATTTCTTAACGCATCTAAGGGCAGCAAACAGTTTAAATCTCTCtctgtactcttgattattctGCACGATGCATTGAAATACAGACAAAGCCATTTACCCAGTTTAAAACTCCACTTACGAAACAGTAAACAATTATACGCCAATTAGGCGGAATGAATAAGCAAAGTTAAAAATGGTGTAAATTTTTGTATAACTGTATTGTACGGTGACATTTTGTCGacgggaaatattacaagaaaaaagttgtgttcccagattttttttttgttcaacaTCGTAGTAAAATAAAACCACACCCATTCATTGTATGCCTTTCACCCAGCTTTATGACGAATTTCACTCCTCAAGAATGCAATGAGATGACGAACACAAAAGCATCGGCTATCTCCTTCAATGAAGAGGTTTGAAAAACCTTTAAGAATGACTTTTGAGTGCTGCTTACCATGCACTGAAGGTAGAATTTggcttcaaatattcatcaaTAGCGCTGAGAAATTGCTAAGTCACCATTTTTTTCGCAAATTAGTTTGTAAAGAAAGGAATAAGCTTTATTAAAATCTAGCACAGCCAGAccatcttttaaaatattttacagaatgTCGTTTCATTCTGAGTTTTGTGTGAAAGTTtcgagaaaatggcaatataacAAGAACGTTTTCTAGCATTTCtacatgcaaacaaaatggaatTTGCTGATATTGTGCTACAATTATGTGAAAACTATAAACTATATATTTTGGGCTGACCTTGTTGCCTTGGGGTGCTGCATATTTTCCGCAGTACCTTGCCGCTTCATTCATAAAACATGTCGCCCTCTATAGAGGTCGCACGAAAACGTCATAATCTTACATATTCGAAGtttcaaaaactgcaaaatactTTGTTCAGCATTTCAGATTCTCCATTAAATTGATTATTATGGCGAGttaatgattttttcacaataaatgGAATTTTACATAATGGTGATTTGATGTGCGAGTGGAAATTATTTCTATCAATAAAAATTGCGATACGAGTATAACCCAGCTCTTCTACTCTCTGATAGTTATAGAAGTTAAAGCTTACTTTTTGAAATATCTAGAGGGTTGAACATATGGCTATATAATGAATTGCATACATTGTTATGTCATTCTGTGTCTATCTCTGTCTGATTGTCCATAATCGCAGTCGTCCTGATAGCCGACAATCAGTGAGACGTGAATAGGTCAACAGCGATACTTGACGCTAGGGGTGTTCAATAGGACGTAATGAGGCACTTATGAACTAGAATACTCTAAGATCTAATGCACATATGAGGAAGGTTATCTTACAGTGAAGACGACTTTTTTTGAAGTCAATGATGTAATGTAACACATCAACTTATTATTCGGTTTTCGTATATCTGATATAGGCTCCCTGTTGACTGTACAAAAGATGCGTGTAAGTGGGAGGTAAAATGGAAACGAAAAAGGGGCAATGCTTGGGCGCTATTATTGACAGCAGAAAGCTAAAGAAGTTATATCTCTATCATTGCTGTAAATATTCACATAAGGCAACTGATACAAAAGGAAGATAGGTGACATTccttttacaaaatgaatttaTTTACTTTAAGCACGATCAAAGTTGCAAACGTTTGTCAGATGCATTGTCCCTTATATCAAACAATGAGCTTTCATAAGTAAGTCCAGGAAATCATAATTTGACATGGCATTCTCAAACTGTGAACAAAACATTAACACGTCAGGTAACTCAGAAAATGGAGTTAAATGACCTTGGTAGCGAGGTAAAATTGTGCCGTTCCTTGAGGGACGGCATATGTAAGTATATACAGCAAGAGTGTCATCGATAAAATGGTAAGAGATTACTCAGAACATATGCCAGTTATCAAGCCTTAAGGCTAAATGAACAAATAATGATTATCTATTTAAATCAAGCCTTGCAATGTGAAGAAATTGAATGTTACGTCAACCATTATTCCGCTACAGGCAGGCTTTTGAATATCTTTGACAATTATTTAAGAAGATAATATATAACAATCACACAATCCATTGCAAGAGTAAGAGATTTATTGCAAATATCGACAAGATTCCAGACAGATAATTTCGAAAGTTATCAGCCCAGGATAATGAGTACTAGCCCGAGAATGTTGTTTAACATAGTATATTCTCGATACATGCTACCTCAGCACACCAAAATGGGCAACCATTTTCACCCGGCCGGTAGAATCGGGTAGGTAAAATTTAATTATAATACATAACCTTAACCGGGCAGGCTGGCAGATAGCCAGCACATAAaatgacacacacacaatgaAATGTGTCTTGGTTTTGCGAGGAATGAAACAATGATAATGAAGAAGAATCACAGGGAGAAGAATACTGGATgcaatttataatttcaaaacaaaaatatgaaaaaagctGCACACGAAAAGTTCAACCGACGCGTTGCGGCCATGGATTTGTTTGAACACTCGATCCCTGTAATGATTGTCTAACTCTTGGAAAATGCATTCGATGATTTTACTAGCAGTGACGAAATTTCCGATTTAGGCGATTATTATCATCAATTGTGATATTACCATTATACCGGAGAGAGTGACATTATTAAGACACTCAAATACCGCTCCATAAAAATCAACCAACATTTTCTAACTAACGTGAACATTTCTCAATCGTTCGAGAATGAACAATGGGCGCTGTGATATCCCAGCTATACAGTCTATATTGTTTCCCATTTCAAATCGGCAGGGAGATAGGCACCAAGGAATGTCAACAAATCACAACCTGCACTTCAGAATCGTTTAGGAATAGTGGACTGATCTCTAATGGATTTTTACGAAAATCGACGATAATTCTCTTTGTCTTAATATTCAGCTTCATTCAAATTCCTGTCGGAGCAACATTTACATAACTAAGAGCTCTAAAGGTAGTATCAACGGCAATTTTAGAATGGaattagttttaaaaattgcaCTCAGTAATGTGTAAATAAAGAGCAGAGTAAACCTTACAAGGTGCAGCAGTGCTAGTAACCAGGAAAATCGATACATA
The sequence above is a segment of the Ptychodera flava strain L36383 unplaced genomic scaffold, AS_Pfla_20210202 Scaffold_41__1_contigs__length_1339820_pilon, whole genome shotgun sequence genome. Coding sequences within it:
- the LOC139128008 gene encoding uncharacterized protein; this translates as MAQRLGVCCRSLLCLIYWLNILARSTAATSCWNQRNIDAVWREFVPYTDDENDVDWRLNGILPLVVEDMLAECCYAELAGINYTAKSENAVDLEKAFNSGGYGIALPVAFKVTALGGYFRALNGNTTHFIPVIESPGSVLVMTVNKSKQIGSDLVNIIFDGWPLLLIIIVSAGVAGIVMWLLDRWRNPIEFPRPFIRGFWEGFWWAFVTMTTVGYGDRSPRSIPARLFGIIWIIVGVAILSVFTAIVTTEMTENTFAVEYNLQGMKVGVVNGTEEHRVALDSGAEIAVFTSHREMLRNPVSDLDGYLVDQYFTAARANEIAKHGLGVAKLVHNPVHYGVMVTNMEDETIGCFHDYVIRTGNASLWDSMK